In one window of Campylobacter hepaticus DNA:
- a CDS encoding IMPACT family protein, whose protein sequence is MQTVNQIFQATIEVKKSNFLSFLCPFIEFKNLFQDLKNKHPKAVHFVYAYRTLNELNQIIEDKSDDKEPKGTAGMPTLNVLRKHNLINVGLITVRYFGGIKLGTGGLARAYNEAANTLIRNSILFTFKFEKNISIMIDLKILNRFEHFLKINLFNFTRDFKNEKAILHIKLNEKEKEKFEIFCQNFTPYEIERI, encoded by the coding sequence ATGCAAACTGTTAACCAAATTTTTCAAGCAACTATCGAGGTTAAAAAATCGAATTTTTTATCCTTTCTTTGCCCCTTTATAGAATTTAAAAATTTATTCCAGGATTTAAAGAATAAGCATCCCAAAGCTGTTCATTTTGTTTATGCTTATCGCACCTTAAATGAATTAAATCAAATCATAGAAGATAAAAGTGATGATAAAGAACCCAAAGGTACTGCAGGAATGCCAACTTTAAATGTTTTAAGAAAACATAATCTTATTAATGTGGGTCTTATTACCGTAAGATATTTTGGAGGCATAAAACTTGGCACAGGAGGTTTAGCAAGGGCTTATAATGAAGCTGCAAATACACTTATCCGTAATTCTATATTATTTACATTTAAATTTGAAAAAAATATTAGTATTATGATTGATTTAAAAATTCTAAATCGCTTTGAACATTTTTTAAAAATAAATTTATTCAATTTTACAAGAGATTTTAAAAATGAAAAAGCTATATTACATATTAAACTTAATGAAAAAGAAAAAGAAAAATTTGAAATTTTTTGTCAAAATTTTACACCTTATGAGATAGAAAGAATATAA
- a CDS encoding ATP-binding protein — protein sequence MIKAFSFLEVILMILILNIIFSLGNIYLKKDYLLEGASQILNDIQYTRTLAMMQESFRIDELAVAKKEWYKSRWQIYFIKSAATNYDQTYTIFLDKNGDGNANLGKKEANLDREIAVDIVNPNKLMNSGQSGVIDKDNERTTKRFNITKRFGIEKVEFKGSCSGATRLIFDDLGRVYSPLKNANNIYEKTLAKKNSNCIIRLSSKKHTLCILIDTLSGYAYIPKFKTLNEQYISIKNKDYKCSNI from the coding sequence ATGATTAAAGCTTTTAGTTTTTTAGAAGTGATTTTAATGATATTAATTTTAAATATAATTTTTAGTTTAGGGAATATTTATCTAAAAAAGGATTATTTACTAGAGGGTGCTAGTCAAATTCTTAATGATATACAATATACAAGAACTTTAGCTATGATGCAAGAAAGTTTTAGAATTGATGAATTAGCAGTTGCGAAAAAAGAATGGTATAAAAGCAGATGGCAAATTTATTTTATTAAATCAGCGGCTACTAATTATGATCAAACTTATACAATTTTTTTAGATAAAAATGGTGATGGGAATGCTAATTTAGGTAAGAAAGAAGCTAATTTAGATAGGGAAATTGCTGTAGATATAGTAAATCCTAATAAATTGATGAATTCAGGTCAAAGTGGTGTTATTGATAAAGATAATGAAAGAACTACAAAAAGATTTAATATTACAAAGAGATTTGGAATAGAAAAAGTAGAATTTAAAGGATCTTGTTCAGGAGCTACTAGATTAATTTTTGATGATTTAGGAAGAGTATATTCTCCATTAAAAAATGCCAATAATATTTACGAGAAAACTTTAGCTAAAAAGAATTCAAATTGCATTATTCGATTGTCATCAAAAAAACACACTCTTTGTATACTCATAGATACACTTAGTGGTTATGCTTATATTCCAAAATTTAAAACGCTTAATGAGCAATATATCAGTATAAAAAATAAAGACTATAAATGTTCTAATATATAA
- a CDS encoding glycosyltransferase family 39 protein, which translates to MEKIKNFKFVILLLSFDILALLYGISTLSISTDEANIYFDQQKNSFIFSHNLLYYISHLGTFIFGQNDFGLRLPFLFFHFLSCLLLYLLALKYTKTQLDAFFSLLLFILLPGTVASALLLNAASLVIFLTLAILCAYEYKKKWLFYILLVGALFIDKSFNILFLTFFFFGIYKKNAILLTLSLILFGMSISFYGFDTGGRPRGYFLDTLGIFAACFSPLVFIYFFYTIYRLTFQKHKNLLWFLMSVTFVFCSLLSLRQKLFLDDFLPFCVICTPLLVKTLMQSYRVRLPVFRLKYKIFIECAIIFLILCYFVIVANQILYFFINEPQRHFANNYHFVKELALELKKEGVLELKTEPNLQKRLQFYGIKDSKVVYLKLLNNRKKINPNEKIIKIKFGKYEKIYQIINYD; encoded by the coding sequence ATGGAAAAAATTAAAAATTTCAAATTTGTCATTCTTTTGTTGAGTTTTGATATTTTAGCTTTATTGTATGGAATTTCAACGTTAAGTATTAGTACAGATGAGGCTAATATTTATTTTGATCAACAAAAAAATTCATTTATCTTTTCACATAATTTACTTTATTATATATCTCATTTGGGAACTTTTATTTTTGGACAAAATGATTTTGGTTTAAGACTACCTTTTTTATTTTTTCATTTTTTAAGTTGTTTGCTTCTTTATTTATTAGCTTTAAAATATACTAAAACTCAACTTGATGCTTTTTTTTCTTTATTATTATTTATTCTTTTACCTGGAACCGTTGCAAGTGCTTTATTGCTTAATGCTGCATCTTTAGTGATTTTTTTGACTCTTGCTATACTTTGTGCCTATGAATATAAAAAAAAATGGCTTTTTTATATATTATTAGTTGGAGCTTTATTTATTGATAAATCTTTTAATATTTTATTTTTAACCTTTTTCTTTTTTGGAATTTACAAAAAAAATGCTATTTTATTAACTTTATCTTTGATACTTTTTGGAATGAGTATTAGTTTTTATGGTTTTGATACAGGTGGACGTCCAAGAGGATATTTTTTAGATACTTTAGGAATTTTTGCAGCTTGTTTTTCTCCTTTGGTTTTTATATACTTTTTTTACACTATTTATCGTTTAACTTTTCAAAAACATAAAAATTTATTATGGTTTTTAATGAGTGTAACTTTTGTTTTTTGTTCTTTACTTTCTTTAAGACAAAAACTTTTTTTAGATGATTTTTTACCTTTTTGTGTTATTTGTACTCCATTACTTGTTAAAACATTGATGCAAAGTTATAGAGTGCGATTACCAGTTTTTAGATTAAAATATAAAATTTTTATAGAATGTGCTATAATTTTTTTAATATTATGTTATTTTGTAATTGTAGCTAACCAAATATTGTATTTTTTTATAAATGAACCCCAACGTCATTTTGCTAATAATTATCATTTTGTTAAAGAGTTAGCTTTAGAATTAAAAAAGGAAGGTGTTTTAGAGCTTAAAACAGAGCCAAATTTACAAAAACGATTACAATTTTATGGAATTAAAGATAGTAAGGTTGTTTATTTAAAACTTTTAAATAACAGAAAAAAAATAAATCCAAATGAAAAAATTATCAAGATAAAATTTGGAAAGTATGAAAAAATTTATCAAATTATAAATTATGATTAA
- a CDS encoding ABC-F family ATP-binding cassette domain-containing protein, whose translation MVEIKNLTMRFTSQLLFENVNLKLVRGQRYGLIGANGAGKSTFLKILSGDLEANSGEVIFDEGIKIAVLGQDQFAFENYTIKDAVMCANKRLFDALKEKEKLYKSEEFNDEINERLSELEMISAEEDPNYDCETRCEKILSSLKIKDFNALMSTLPSADKFKVLLAQVLFLDADVLFLDEPTNNLDLDAISWLENELLRHEGTLVVISHNRHFLNKICTRILDVDFKQIRDFAGNYDDWYIASTLLAKQVELKRNKTLKEREELENFIHRFSANASKAKQATSRAKALEKLELEEIKISSRRDPSIVFRINREIGNEILEFKGISKTYDKDLFSNLQLKIEKNDKIALIGPNGVGKSTLAKIIANLVNPDQGNLHLGATIELGYFPQDTSNLICENLKLYEWLMSEKFKDLDEIRKCLGRMLFSGADQEKIVSSLSGGEKHRLMLSSLMLKRPNFLLLDEPDNHLDLESIIALGEALYNFKGVVLCISHDRELLSAFANRIWYLEKGKLIDFYGTYEEFLGENNG comes from the coding sequence ATGGTTGAAATAAAAAATCTTACAATGCGTTTTACAAGTCAACTTTTATTTGAAAATGTTAATTTAAAGCTTGTACGAGGACAAAGATATGGACTTATTGGAGCTAATGGTGCAGGTAAATCTACTTTTTTAAAAATTCTTTCAGGAGATCTTGAGGCAAATAGCGGAGAGGTGATTTTTGATGAGGGTATAAAAATCGCTGTTTTAGGTCAAGATCAATTTGCTTTTGAAAATTATACTATCAAAGATGCGGTTATGTGTGCTAATAAAAGACTTTTTGATGCTCTAAAAGAAAAAGAAAAGCTTTATAAAAGCGAAGAATTTAATGATGAAATTAATGAACGTTTAAGTGAACTTGAAATGATAAGTGCTGAAGAAGACCCAAATTATGATTGTGAAACACGTTGTGAAAAAATTTTAAGTTCTTTGAAAATTAAAGATTTTAATGCTTTAATGAGTACTTTACCAAGTGCAGATAAATTTAAAGTTTTGCTTGCTCAGGTTTTATTTTTGGATGCAGATGTGCTTTTTTTAGATGAGCCCACAAATAATCTTGATTTAGATGCCATTTCTTGGCTTGAAAATGAACTTTTAAGGCATGAAGGAACTTTAGTTGTTATTTCGCATAATAGACATTTTTTAAATAAAATTTGTACTAGAATTTTAGATGTAGATTTTAAACAAATTCGTGATTTTGCTGGAAATTATGATGATTGGTATATAGCTTCAACACTTTTGGCAAAACAAGTTGAACTTAAACGCAATAAAACTTTAAAAGAAAGAGAAGAATTAGAAAATTTTATACATCGCTTTAGCGCAAATGCTTCTAAGGCAAAACAGGCTACAAGTCGTGCTAAAGCACTTGAAAAGCTTGAGCTAGAAGAGATTAAAATTTCAAGTCGTAGAGATCCTAGTATAGTATTTAGGATAAATCGCGAAATAGGTAATGAAATCTTGGAATTTAAAGGTATAAGTAAGACTTATGATAAAGATTTATTTTCAAATTTACAATTAAAAATAGAAAAAAATGATAAAATTGCTCTTATTGGACCAAATGGTGTAGGCAAATCTACTTTAGCAAAAATTATAGCTAATCTTGTTAATCCAGATCAAGGAAATTTACATTTAGGGGCAACTATAGAACTTGGATATTTTCCTCAAGATACAAGTAATTTAATTTGTGAAAATTTGAAACTTTATGAATGGCTTATGAGTGAAAAATTTAAAGATTTAGATGAAATTCGTAAGTGTTTAGGTAGAATGCTTTTTAGTGGCGCTGATCAAGAAAAAATAGTGTCAAGTTTAAGTGGAGGAGAAAAACACCGTTTGATGCTTTCTTCTTTAATGCTAAAACGTCCAAACTTTTTACTTTTGGATGAGCCAGATAATCATTTAGATCTTGAAAGCATTATTGCTCTTGGGGAGGCTTTATATAATTTTAAAGGGGTTGTACTTTGTATAAGTCATGATAGAGAATTGCTTTCTGCTTTTGCTAATAGAATTTGGTATTTAGAAAAAGGTAAACTTATAGATTTTTATGGAACTTATGAAGAGTTTTTAGGAGAAAACAATGGCTAA